A genomic stretch from Terriglobus sp. RCC_193 includes:
- the nuoH gene encoding NADH-quinone oxidoreductase subunit NuoH — translation MHLTDTQIFILLTILKIVVVLVITLTSVAYTVLLERKLIGLIQNRWGPSRVGPFGLFQPLADGIKLFLKEDLMPFAVERPLFVLAPIIALGCALVSIAVVPFGNMFVYHGVDLFQISDINIGLLVVLGITSIGVYGIALSGWSSNNKYSLLGSLRASAQVISYELALGLSLVGVVLRSGSLRLRDIVDTQATHGLLSWNIWPQLLGFFVYLMAAYAETNRAPFDLPEAESELVAGYHTEYSSMKFAMFFMAEYANMITVSCVATLLFFGGASSPLGHLLPDNFGGPILSHLFPVLWFVFKVFCFLFLYIWVRSTLPRFRYDQLMSFGWKWLLPLSMLNIVGTALVLAFKG, via the coding sequence ATGCATCTGACAGACACGCAAATCTTCATCCTGCTCACGATCCTCAAAATCGTGGTGGTCCTCGTCATCACGCTCACCTCGGTGGCGTACACGGTTCTGCTCGAACGCAAGCTGATCGGACTCATCCAGAACCGCTGGGGACCCAGCCGCGTTGGCCCTTTCGGCCTCTTCCAGCCACTGGCCGACGGCATCAAGCTCTTCCTCAAGGAAGACCTTATGCCCTTCGCGGTGGAGCGTCCGCTCTTCGTACTCGCCCCGATCATCGCGCTCGGCTGCGCACTGGTTTCCATCGCCGTCGTTCCCTTCGGCAACATGTTCGTCTACCACGGCGTGGACCTCTTCCAGATCTCCGACATCAACATCGGCCTTCTGGTCGTCCTCGGTATCACCTCCATCGGCGTTTACGGCATCGCGCTCTCCGGCTGGTCGTCGAACAACAAGTATTCGCTGCTCGGCTCCCTGCGCGCCTCTGCCCAGGTCATCAGCTACGAACTTGCACTCGGCCTCTCACTCGTCGGCGTCGTCCTGCGCTCCGGTTCACTCCGCCTGCGCGACATCGTGGACACCCAGGCCACGCATGGCCTGCTGAGCTGGAACATCTGGCCGCAGCTTCTTGGCTTCTTCGTGTACCTGATGGCGGCCTACGCGGAAACCAACCGCGCTCCGTTCGATCTTCCGGAAGCGGAATCGGAGCTCGTCGCCGGATATCACACCGAGTATTCGTCCATGAAGTTCGCCATGTTCTTCATGGCGGAATACGCGAACATGATTACGGTGTCCTGCGTGGCCACGCTCCTCTTCTTCGGTGGCGCATCTTCCCCGCTTGGACACCTCCTGCCGGACAACTTCGGCGGCCCGATCCTTTCGCACCTCTTCCCGGTGCTCTGGTTCGTCTTCAAGGTCTTCTGCTTCCTGTTCCTTTACATCTGGGTGCGCTCCACATTGCCGCGCTTCCGTTACGACCAACTCATGAGCTTCGGCTGGAAGTGGCTGCTGCCGCTCTCCATGCTCAACATCGTAGGCACCGCGCTCGTCCTGGCTTTCAAGGGGTAA
- a CDS encoding trehalase family glycosidase: MRKTSHRRCNRLTTVATAAAMLLCGSLSAQQTEREPIRQYIAKTWDTLTRSTTDCNSLIDPKVTTEPILYLPADIPEPADIAKLKRNCRVDVRRLPRAIHSEGDVRPEELKAPGLLYLPHPYVVPGGRFNEQYGWDSYFIILGLISDGRLELARGIVDNFLFEIEHYGALLNANRTYYLTRSQPPLLGEMIREVDAASPKSPEEKAWLQHAYIAAKRDYALWRTTEHKAGDTGLARYFDIGEGPVIEMADDSTYYPDAIRWMLAHPTEGKRYLVPASAPDKASCNKAESKVCAAAQVKGMRLSRDFYKGDRAMRESGFDTSFRFGAFSGSTHHFAPVCLNSLLYRYETDMATFATELGRKEESNTWTQYAEARKIAINKYLWDQKQGGFYDYDFIAAKRSTYTYASAFYPLWAGIATPQQQTATITTIMPKLMESHGLAMSDQPTGIQWDLPYMWAPTVYFAAIGLQTTGHTAAANGIAEHYLQTVEANYNREGTIREKYNAETGTTDTPLAAGYRSNNAGFGWTNGVYLRLLPFESPEVRPKQ; the protein is encoded by the coding sequence TTGCGTAAGACAAGCCATCGCCGCTGCAATCGACTCACAACAGTCGCCACTGCAGCGGCGATGCTGCTTTGCGGATCTCTATCCGCACAGCAAACCGAACGCGAACCCATCCGCCAGTACATCGCCAAAACCTGGGACACACTCACCCGCTCCACCACCGACTGCAACTCCCTCATCGACCCCAAGGTCACCACCGAGCCAATCCTCTACCTACCCGCCGACATCCCCGAACCCGCTGACATAGCGAAGCTCAAACGGAACTGCAGGGTCGACGTCCGTCGTCTCCCGCGAGCGATCCACTCCGAAGGCGACGTGCGCCCGGAAGAACTCAAGGCCCCCGGCCTCCTCTACCTGCCGCATCCCTATGTGGTTCCCGGTGGTCGCTTCAACGAGCAATACGGTTGGGATAGCTACTTCATCATCCTCGGCCTCATCAGCGACGGCCGCCTCGAACTCGCTCGCGGCATCGTCGACAACTTCCTCTTTGAAATCGAGCACTACGGCGCGCTCCTGAACGCCAACCGCACCTACTACCTCACACGTTCGCAGCCACCATTACTTGGCGAAATGATCCGCGAAGTAGATGCTGCATCTCCAAAGAGCCCCGAGGAAAAAGCGTGGCTGCAGCACGCCTACATCGCCGCCAAACGCGACTACGCCCTCTGGCGCACTACCGAACACAAAGCCGGTGACACCGGCCTCGCGCGCTACTTCGACATTGGCGAAGGCCCCGTCATCGAAATGGCCGACGACAGCACCTACTACCCCGACGCCATCCGCTGGATGCTTGCCCACCCCACCGAAGGCAAGCGGTACCTCGTACCAGCCTCCGCGCCCGACAAGGCAAGCTGCAACAAGGCTGAGAGCAAGGTCTGTGCCGCAGCCCAGGTCAAAGGCATGCGCCTGTCCCGCGACTTTTATAAAGGCGACCGCGCCATGCGTGAGAGCGGTTTTGACACCAGCTTCCGCTTCGGCGCTTTCAGCGGATCAACCCACCACTTCGCGCCCGTCTGTCTGAATAGCCTGCTCTACCGCTACGAAACCGATATGGCGACGTTCGCCACTGAACTGGGTCGCAAAGAAGAGTCCAATACCTGGACGCAGTACGCAGAAGCCCGCAAAATTGCAATCAACAAATATCTCTGGGATCAGAAGCAGGGTGGCTTCTACGACTACGACTTCATCGCGGCAAAGCGGTCAACCTACACCTATGCCTCTGCGTTCTATCCGTTGTGGGCAGGCATAGCAACGCCACAGCAACAGACCGCAACCATCACCACGATCATGCCGAAGCTAATGGAATCCCACGGTCTTGCCATGAGCGACCAGCCCACAGGGATACAGTGGGATCTTCCCTATATGTGGGCGCCAACTGTCTACTTTGCCGCCATCGGCTTACAAACCACCGGCCATACCGCCGCAGCCAACGGAATCGCAGAACACTACCTGCAAACCGTCGAAGCAAACTACAACCGCGAAGGAACCATTCGCGAAAAATACAACGCCGAAACCGGCACCACCGACACGCCTCTCGCAGCCGGTTATCGCAGCAACAACGCAGGCTTTGGCTGGACCAACGGCGTTTATCTCCGCCTGCTGCCCTTTGAATCTCCTGAGGTGCGCCCCAAACAATAA
- a CDS encoding NADH-quinone oxidoreductase subunit J — translation MQLALFIIFAVLCVAGALNFLFQRHPINSALSLIVVMMSLAVIYWTLGAEFLAAAQVIVYSGAIMVLFTFVIMLLNAGEEDRTRGSKAAYFAGIPGAIGVIALLGYTFFHEKDILGSVNLGGHLNNGVNNMVEISKTLFTDLLLPFEVTSILILVAILGAVVLARKEH, via the coding sequence ATGCAACTCGCGCTTTTCATCATCTTCGCGGTGCTCTGTGTGGCCGGTGCGCTGAATTTTTTATTTCAGCGTCACCCCATCAACTCCGCACTCTCGCTCATCGTCGTCATGATGTCGCTCGCCGTCATCTATTGGACGCTGGGCGCGGAATTTCTCGCCGCCGCTCAGGTCATCGTCTACTCCGGCGCCATCATGGTGCTGTTCACCTTCGTCATCATGCTTTTGAATGCAGGTGAAGAAGATCGGACACGGGGCTCAAAGGCTGCCTACTTCGCCGGCATTCCCGGAGCCATCGGCGTCATCGCGCTGCTGGGCTATACCTTCTTTCATGAGAAGGACATCCTGGGTTCGGTGAATCTCGGTGGCCATCTGAACAACGGCGTGAACAACATGGTGGAGATCAGCAAGACGCTGTTCACTGACCTGCTGCTACCCTTCGAAGTCACCTCGATCCTGATCCTCGTTGCCATCCTTGGCGCGGTGGTTCTCGCACGGAAGGAGCACTAA
- the nuoK gene encoding NADH-quinone oxidoreductase subunit NuoK — protein MVPIYAYLVLAAVLFTIGIASFLIKRNIITVFMSIELMLNAVNLTFVAFSHVHHSVHGQIFVFFVMVVAAAEAAVGLAIIIAIFRTRQTLDVDRINLLKN, from the coding sequence ATGGTGCCCATCTACGCCTACCTGGTTCTTGCCGCGGTGCTCTTCACCATCGGCATTGCTTCGTTCCTTATTAAGCGCAACATCATCACCGTCTTCATGTCGATCGAGCTCATGCTCAACGCTGTGAACCTGACGTTTGTTGCGTTCTCGCACGTGCATCACTCCGTGCATGGACAGATCTTCGTCTTCTTCGTCATGGTGGTTGCCGCCGCAGAAGCTGCCGTGGGTCTTGCCATCATCATCGCCATCTTCCGTACCCGCCAGACGCTGGACGTGGACCGCATCAACCTGCTCAAGAACTAA